The Scatophagus argus isolate fScaArg1 chromosome 12, fScaArg1.pri, whole genome shotgun sequence genome includes the window GCCGCTGTGAATGGATTCTCCAAATATcctgattttgtttgtcatctTGAACGCAACATAGGGCATGTATTTCTAGCTGGTGTGTGAGCAGAACCATTTAAATGCTGTCCACCCTGTGGCTTTATGACAAAGTGTTAGTCATTATCTCCCATTTTTGCGCAGGTGACGACAGATGTCGCGCAGTTACTCGGGGATCAGAAAGTGGATGCCATTTTGTGTGTGGCAGGTGGATGGGCAGGAGGAAGCTGTAGTTCCAAAGGTCAGAGCTGAACCTTTGTTTGCTGTAACATTAATCATCAGCCATCAATTTACCCGCTGCAGTTCATGGTCCAATTTTAAAAACTGTCCTAAATAAACTGTGGTAATAACATTTGCATTAATGTAACTTGATGATGTGAATTCATTCTTGTGTTGAGAACAGTGCATGTGAGGAATTAATCTCAACACAAAGGACAACTTCCTCTCATGTTGCTCTCTGTCAGAAAGCAAATTATTGAACTACTTTTTTAAAGGCCAGTATTTAATAAGGTGATGGATATTGGATAAACTGTAAGGTGTCAGAGAATTGACATAaggtttttgtttattaataattttCCACATCTCTCTTAGATTTGTACAAGAATGCAGATCTGATGTGGAAACAGAGTGTATGGACCTCTACTATCTCCAGCCACCTCGCCGCTCTGCATTTAAAGCAGGGCGGGCTGCTGACTTTGGCCGGCGCCAAAGCAGCCCTGTCAGGCACTGGAGGTAagacacacatttgtgtttaccACTCTCATCATGATGACCTGGTTTGGCCGTGTGTCATGTCAGGCTTGCAGGCAGACTGTGATATAATGGAGACTTTATTGTGCTGATGTCTTTGTTGTCCAACCTGCCAATGCAAGTAATGTAGGTAATGGAAAAAGCTGCAGGGCGTAGAAGAGGAAATTGACCCACCGATCAGAGGCGTGCAGGATCTCGCATAGCTCACAATAGTGCAAGGGGAAAACATGTCAATAAAATGGATCCAAGATACAAAATGAGACGAAAAAAAAGATAGAATAGCTGATGAGCCCTGTGGATGCAGTGGGGGTGAATGTTTCATAAACAACAAATCAGTCTGTTTGTCCATCAGCAGTCCATTTATCTACAGACTGCTGAAATAAACTGCAGGTTAATCAGTAACAAAAATAAGCATTAACTCCCTTATCAAACAATAATCTTGTGCATTGTGCATCACCATAAAGCAGGAATTATACTCAAGCAAAGACACAGAATaacagtgacacagacagaccaacACCTGTGACTTGGTTTGGTGTTACTCACCATATATACATAAAACCTCAttgcagaaatataaaaagtacATAGTGAAGTATCTTATATTTTGGGTGTTTTGCCATTGACTTTCCACTCCACTATTTAACCATTGTTAACATGACAAGGGCTGGCCTCGTGTCAGACAGGCTTTGGTGTGGTGCCATGTGATCTTCAACCACCTCACTGTGTCTGAGCCAACCATGTGATGGGCTGAGATCCAGctatacaatacaatataaagCCCTGTCTCAGCAGTCAGCTCAAAGCCTGCAAACCcattggctgctgctgcctgaggAAGAGAATGACTCAGCAGTTGTGGATCCACATTGACACTTTATCCACAGGGTCTGTTGCTCTCCTTTGAGTAGTATAAATGTGAGATAAGAGCATTATGTTCAATAGTAGCAATCAGAATAAAGCAACGAAAAAAGCAAACTAAAAAGGAGACAGACCAAGAGACAGTTGTCAAACCACATGAAGGACTTGTAGGAATCTTCTATTTAGGATTTAATGAACCCAGAGGGAATTAGTGTCCAAGTGTTCtcatttgatttgtgttttctgtgttttccatAATCCCCAATCTGATTCTCCTCTTCAAATGGGTAAAAGAGAGCTTTCACTGTTTGGATGCACCATAAACAATCACTCTATTGAAGCAGCTTGTTGCCTTGTTAAGCTCTATACTGAATCCCAGTCCAGTTTTCACTCTTACATCCAGTAGATAAAGATCAGCCAGTAACTCAGGCTGGGGTTTAATGATCAGAGTGGATGAGAGCATCTGGCAGCTCTGCGGTATCATTTGTAACATTTTGGCTAAAGCAAATCCTTCATTTAGTCTCTCAGAATGGACTCTTAATGATCCAAAGTGAGAACGCGTTGCACCAGCTGTTGATTCAAACTTAGCTTTCACCTTAAGTATTTACTGAGTAGAGATTTACTGAATTAAAACAGATGACAGCACACAAATTGTTTGGGACACAGAGATCAGTTCTTGCTAAATATTTCCCCCTCAACTTAAGGTATAATTTTTACATCACTAACTGACCCACACGACAAAACCTCTGATAACGAGCTAACATCAGGCTCATTTATAGTCTAAAGCCTCAGACGCACCAAACCGACACAGGCTGGCTGTTGCAGATCCTTTGGAAATCGGAACAAATTTTTAGCATTGAATTGTTTCACAGCATCCACAGACAAGTGAgaataacattaattaataaCCTTACTGAGTGTGAACTTCTGCTGgtcttgctgctgctgtttctcttgAAACACTGTTTCTCCCAGCGAGTACAGATTGGGTTTCAAGGGCAAATTTGATAATGAGCAGATATAATTGATGGCCGTAGCAGGGAGTGAACATGTAACGTGTTTGGTACAGGATGTGAAAAGAAGCAGGCTAACCCAGTGGTCATGTGGCAAATCAAAGCAGTGCTGAGTTCACGGGTTTATTGCCTCACTGGCGTCCCTAACTCgtgctttctttttatttcattcttggagggaaaaaaagtaaaacaacagcTTGTGATAAAAGCCATGTCACCACCCCTTGTTCCTATTGGTCAGATTTTTGTAAGCCTGTCATGAGATGGTTTAGTGGGGTGTGCAGATGCTTTGCATTCTTTACTACACAATTTCTGTGGTAATGGGGGCCACACATAATGTTTCCAGATGCTGAAGCTTCACAATATTGGAGGCTGTGTTCATGTAGAAACAgggtgtaaaaaaaacaaaaaacagagaatgaACAAGCAGTTGGAAATGTTTTATATGTAGTCAGTCACACTGAGTGTGTCTGCATCCTCCAGTTTAAGCCTTAATACAATACAAACGTACATCACAGTGAAGAACTGTGTGGCATTTTACCTCATTACTGATTTTGTTCTAAAAGACccaaaatgttgctgctgtagATTTTggatagaatttttttttttttttttcatttgacctCTCTTTTTACTAAATCAATGTCCTCCACTAGTGTTTCTTGGAATTTTGCATATTGCATTTCCTCCAGGACACTAAACAACCTGTTCTTTCTGTGATTTCCCCAGGAATGGTAGGCTATGGCATGGCCAAAGCTGCCGTCCACCAGCTGTGTCAGAGTCTTGCAGCAAAAAACAGCGGGATGCCTTCAGAAGCTGCTGCTTTGGCTATACTACCGTAAGTACTGCTGAGAAGTGTCACAATGCACGTTCATTCTTCCTTAAACCCATTGCTCTGCTGTGAATACACTCTGCGTGCAGGCCTGAGAGGTCACTCTAAAGTCTGTGGCTCACTGACGACGCTGGAAAAATTATGCCAAAGTGTCTCGAAACATTGATAAAAATGCGCCGTAATTTACTTgcttcaaggattcaaggattcaaggagctttattgtcatttcacacacgtagaacatgagtggaacgaaattagtttccccggtcccagtataagcccaattgcctaacaataataaatataaatataaatatacacaatgcTTGCTGGTGGTCCGGGGATTTGAAACTCAAAAGGCGTTTTCAGTGGACAAATCTTATACAAGATGAAGAGACCACTTAAACGTGTCCAACTCTGCCTTCGTCGGAAGATTTATGAAACATCGTCAtgtctgctctcctctcttcacctctttctttttttcttcagtttctttccTCTATGCTGTAGGTACAGCAGTACACATTTCTCCACAAACGCTATATTTGTTTACTACTGTGGTCAGAAACGCTCTGATTCGGACTGCGTTTGTCCACTTGAGAAGTGACGTTTTTTACATTCACTGGTGCTCACATTGAGTTTGCTGTCCACCGGGGATGCGGGTTCGTTTCAGCCAGGTCAGGTGTTGTCGTTTGCATTCACATGCTTGCATGGcctaaaaaagaataaaacaagaccgaattttcacatttttctgaccttttataaacaaaacaagcctttgatttattgagaaaataatggGCGGATTAAATAGTTGCTGCCCTAGTGTTTAGTGCAAGTGCAGTTAAAAGTTTTAGGCCTCGAGGGTGACagtaaaatgtggaaaaaatgtaaGGAGGAGAGTGTAatgccagccagccagccagccagccaccagACAACCTTCTATGCTGTTGGTAAAAGCAACAAAGCGATGCTATTAAAGTTCCTTGAACTTCAATATCCTGAGATGTTGTAACCTGATGCTAGTAAACGGCACAGAGCACTTTCATATTTAccaatggatggatggattttgatGCTTTATGACAAAGGGACTAGAGATGTTCTCCCCCTGGTTGGAGTGCTCACTCACTGCTCTTTggatgttattattattatttttctcttacatTTTATTAGTTATTGTTGGTGACACATTTTTATTAAGGAAACAGGACTAATATGCAGGTCTCAGCTAGCATGGATGGGACTCTCCTTCCTGTAACAACCTCGGTTGAAAGAAGACATATATATTCAACACCGCTATCTTGcacagtgcagctttaaatacaCCGATAATGCGAGACGGCAGTAAAATGAGAGAAGATGAAAGCCATTGTGCTGTAAAATTAGCCGGGCCTCGTACTCATTTGTGATGTTTGATGGATAAGTGCTAGGTGAAGGTAAgctgcatggaaaaaaaaaaaaaaaaaaaaagatggagaaggCTGCCAATTTCACCCGGCAGATCTGTTTGTGCACATGATCTGTTTTAGATGAATGACGCACACTGTAGTCAGCGCGTGAGCCCCTTCTCTGTTCCCTTATTGAATTTAAAACCGGTCTTTTTGCACTGTCATCATGAGAAGCGAGACGGGGCTTCTGGCGGTGGGGGGTGGGTTGGGGGGTTTGTGGGAGGTtgtgagggggtggggtggggaggggtgggCGGTGTATCTTGCTTCCACTCTCTCTTTGATTGTGTGTTCCACCAGCATGAGGCCGGGCTGAGTCTGCCTCTCTAACCATGCTGTCACATGTGTTTAGCATTAGCCCAATGGCTTGGATTTCTGTTCCAGCCTGCATCCCCCAGCCTGcttgtgctgctctgtgatcaTATACCAACACTACataacactttttttaaaagcatgAACAATAAGTCATTATAGAAATGCTCAACAGCACTTAGCAAAAAATATCAtcttgtgcttgtgtgcatatTAGCACGATTGTACTAAAGGTAATATTCAAGGATGCGCAATGTTGATTAGTATTTAAACAGTGCTACATTTGTTAGCTGGCTGGCACTAGGAATGCTAGTTGAttattaaactaattattattgttCTATTAATGTCCATGTAGGAGTCATTTCTAGAGCTAATGACATTGGTTATAGATTCTTGCATGCAGCATGTTGAAGAACATTCACAGTgagcaataaatatttcatcaaaGACAAGCAGTGGGTGAGCATTTTATTAGCCTGTCTGTGCGGTCCCTCAGGGGAAATATTtgacattatatattttttggacAACACTTAACTTTAAAGATTAAATTGTGCTCaattttgaagtgttttcttattttactaGTCATCTAGTCTAGGTTTAAACATCAGGGAAACCAGTCTTTAGGATCCTTCCTGTTGAACACAGCGGTTTGAACTCATTGATATGATAATGAAGCAGCAACATGACTTGCTCACCCTGTGCTCTGTTtgtgatctgtctgtctgtctgtctgtatgtgtggaGGTGCTGCAGCCTgccatctcttttctctctctgccacgCAGACACTGCTGCTCATCCTGATTGTCATCTGGCTTAATTTGACAGGGTTACCTTGGATACGCCAATGAACAGGAAGTTCATGCCTAAAGCAGATTTCAGTTCCTGGACGCCGCTGGAGTACATCGCTGAGTGAGTTCTGAGGCCAATAATGAGTcattgtgatttttctttcttatataCAGTCTGTAGAGAGCTCTGAAAAAAGCACTGTTTTAGAATGGGATGCTCATCTCTGTTTGCATCAAAATGACTATCCCAAATGACTGACTTACAGTATTTCTTCGGCTCTCAAGTCATATTTTATACTGCTGCATTTGCTGTTTATATTAGCATCATTCTCTCTCTATGTGAGAGCTGTGGCTCTACATTAAGATGTTACCATTAAAAGTTTTACATTATGGAAAATTCCACCTTCCAATGTAATTGCATAACACAGAGTTCAGAACAGTGAACTCTGTGAGTATGAagaaatgtacagtacatggTTTGAAAATGCAATAGTTGAAGAGagtcataaacataaaatacacaaattagGTTTAAAAGATATTTGAAATGTTGCAGCAATTTTATGATGCAACACGACTCTGTTGTGTCTTCCCAGAAACTGTTAATTAAGATCAATTGAGTTACACTGAAGTGAGTCTGATGACTAATAGCATGTGTCTGTTCTCTATGCTAGTGCCATACAAGTACAGGCATTGTTGAGGTGGTCTAGGGCTTAGTCTTCTAAGTGCCTCTAATCAGGTCAGGCCCCCTGCTGACAGGTAAACATGTCCTCACGCATCTGACGTACATGCTGTCCTGTTCAGGCTACTGTGGCCAGATACATTTCACCCTGTTTTTTGAATTTGTTATTCCAAAAAGCCCTGGAATTTCAGCCCTCAACAACTTTTTaactcaactttttttttttggaaatggtATCATAgaatgtacatgtgacattttgcCACAAGTTGGCAAAATAGATTTTCATTGATCTggcacaggtgtgtgtgagtttctCTTATTTGCCCATCACTGTAGCTcattcatttgtctgtttttgaagCAATTGTTTGCGCTGCAGTGATTAGCTTAGCGATGCCATTATCTTTTACAGATCTAATACAGCTTACAAAAAGGGCGGaacaaattattaatatttcGCATTTATACAAGTTTCAAGAATTTTTTTAACAGTGTCATTGCAAATTTGATAAAAATCCacaaaattttcatttcatgcctTATTCACATTATAAACGCTTTCCAGCAAAAGTAAAGAAGTCATCAGTAGCTAGACTACATTACTTGATTTAAGTAAAATTTCAATTAATTCAACgtaattaatttatttcttgaAGTACACTGgaaacagtgtgttttcagagtcctaaactctgtgtgtgtgtgtgtgtgtgccctctcTGTAGGCCTGAGGAGATTAGATGGGATTTGATCCAGATTGATAATCCCTGGGGAAACAGATGAGGGTCTGAggacagaaatagaaataatCTGCGTGGCTGGAAATGAAGATAGATGGCACGCAGTGCTTCGTTGTGCTGCCTTTGCATACTCTTGTCTGTACTTACCATTTGGCTTCGAATGACAAACTTCATTCATAAAACCTGTGCATGATTGTTAAGTGAAGCTCTTCATACacatcattattttgaaaagacagacacacaacccCCTaccctttgttttttttccaaaggaAGCCTAACCCAGTGTTGAAGGAGCAGCTGTACAACACCTTTacctaaacaaataaaatccatGAAAATATGATCTGTCTGTGTACTGTGCTGTACAGTGCGCATTGAAATTATTAGATCAGTTATCAACCTGGGACGAAGACGACAGGGCAAAGCAAGGCTGTCTGGTCTGGTGTTCTTAGCCACAATCTGACCTCTCAGCTTCTGTGATCCTCCTTTGTCAGTATTTTATGAATGAAACGTGAAACACCAGAAACAGCACACTGAACTGCTGGTGCTTCATCAGTATCAAAGAAACAAAGTCGAGCGTTATCttaattttggttttattgaaGGACAGGACAGATGCTGGCCAGAATGTGTCATTTGTGGTGAGAAGCTGCTAGCTAATGGCAGCTTAGGGCTATAAGATATGACAGTGCAGACTAGAATAGACACATGTATAAatattgctttcatttctttgttttcctccagaaTGTTCTTCAGCTGGGCCACAGGGGTGAACCGGCCGGCTTCGGGAAGCCTGGTACAGCTCCTGACCTCGGCAGGCGAAACCCAGGCTGTGACTGTGCAGTAGAGGACTGAGTAGAGCTGTGTGGAGACGGCGGTGGGGGTTGGGAGGAAagcaggagaaacagaggaagggagagatgaagagatggagaaggacAGAGATGCAGACCggtagagaggaggaggaggagagatggaggctgtagaggtgaagaagagagatgGTGACAGAGGGGGGTGGTGAGGAGAAGGGTGGATGGGTTTGTTTTGGGGGTGGTGAGGAaaaggagcagagggaggaggggagctTTCATTGCAAATGCAGCCTCACAGCGCCATCTAGCTGTAAATTCATACAATCATCCCACTGTAAGAGTCAATCGGGTTGAGTTAAATCTCCAGTAACAGTAAAACACTAGTGACACACTCAGAAGTGCACACTCCAGTCCTGCACAACAATTTTTAAGGACTTCTGACGAAAAAGATCGGTGAAGTATGTCAGATGAgaaatgtttcactttaaaGTGTGCGTGTGGTTCACTTTTAGTCTGAACTGTGGGGACAAAAGATGCATATATGTCATACCATACCACTGTAATTCTGTGTCATAGAAGTGTTATTACAATAATCATATTGTAGAAATATGCTGAAAATGATT containing:
- the qdpra gene encoding quinoid dihydropteridine reductase a; protein product: MNMAANRVIVYGGRGALGSKCVQHFKSKGWWVASIDMAANEEANENVLVKQSESFAEQAAQVTTDVAQLLGDQKVDAILCVAGGWAGGSCSSKDLYKNADLMWKQSVWTSTISSHLAALHLKQGGLLTLAGAKAALSGTGGMVGYGMAKAAVHQLCQSLAAKNSGMPSEAAALAILPVTLDTPMNRKFMPKADFSSWTPLEYIAEMFFSWATGVNRPASGSLVQLLTSAGETQAVTVQ